Genomic window (Spirosoma sp. KCTC 42546):
GTCAGTGGCTTTAATGTCCTCATAATTTACCCTATAGACGCCCGTCTGGTTTACGGAGAATTTCAGGTATTTCTGGTTCGATTTAATCCATTCATTGCCGAATACAGACTGAGCCTGCACGGCCAGGCAATTCATGATGAACCCAATGAGCAGTAATCCTTTTTTCATCCGAAGCGTTTATTTCCTAACGTTTAGTCTGGTACAGTAGGTATGATTAAGTAATCATGACTACTTCAATAAGTCGTCTTTTCTATAGTGTATCTATAGAATGGCCTTGTCAAAGATAAGTAATCCTTTAGTAGCGTAAAATAGCGATGTTCTCTGGAAGATTAGTTTACGAATTCGTGCTGATGTATAGCTATTGTGTAAATCTTGGTAACTAATTAAGCTGATAAAATTTTAAGGTAGTCTTTAGCCTCATCTAGAGACGTAATGATACAGGTACGAATGATGGTAAAGCGCCCTCGCTGCAGGGCTACCGACAAGCGGTACGGGGTGTCGATTTTGCAGTGAGGAAAGGCTTCTGGGCGAACCGGGCCAGCGTTACGTTTTCGGTCAATGACATGTTCAACTCCCGCCGATTTATCAGTATCTATGACCAACCAGGTGCCTACCAGGTATCAATGAACCGCCGGGAAGTACGCTTCTATAAACTGTCAGTTCAATTGCCGCTCGGTAGTGATTCGTCTAAACGCAGTCAGCGTAAAATGGAGCGGCCAGACGTAGATTTCAGCAACTAGCGTTTCTGTAAGTTCAGCGTCAATGATGTAGCTCAATTCTGACTGCTGTTGCTAGTAAATAGGCGAGCAGCAGTCAGAATTGAGCTACAGAGGGTATTAGATATACTGATTAATGATACTTTCCAGCCATTCCTGCTTGCCGCTGCGGAGTTGTGGTTCGCCGTTTTCCAGCGTGTAGCTGCGTAGGTCTTCCAGCGTTAGTTTGCCTTCTTCAAACGCTTTACCCTGACCACTATCGAACGATGCGTAACGCTCTGTGCGGAATTTGAGGTAATCAGACTCTTTCAGAATAGCGTCGGCTACGATAAACGAACGGGCAAAGGCGTCCATCCCGCTGATGTGCGCTACGAACAAATCTTCGAGATCCGTTGAGTTACGACGTACTTTGGCGTCGAAGTTGATACCGCCGGGCTTAATGCCACCTGCCTGATGGATCACCAGAGCAGCTTCTACTAATTCATACAGATTGATCGGAAACTGGTCGGTATCCCAGCCATTCTGGTTATCGCCCCGGTTGGCGTCGATGCTGCCTAACATGCCCGCATCAGCGGCTACCTGCAATTCGTGATCGAAGGTATGACCCGCCAGGGTTGCGTGGTTTACTTCAATATTTAACTGAAAATCTTTGTCCAGACCGTACTGACGCAGGAAGCCAATAACTGTAGCGGCATCGTAATCATATTGGTGCTTGGTTGGTTCCATCGGTTTGGGTTCGATGAAGAACGTTCCTTTAAAGCCCTGCTTACGCGCATAATCGCGGGCGATGGTCAGGAACTTCGCCAGATGTTCGACTTCCCGACTCATATTGGTGTTCAGCAGCGACATGTAGCCTTCACGACCACCCCAGAACACGTAGTTTTCGCCACCCAGCGCAATCGTTGCATCGATTGAATTTTTCACCTGTGTTCCTGCATAGGCTAATACGGCAAAATCAGGATTGGTCGATGCCCCGTTCATGTAGCGAGGATTGGAGAACACATTGGCGGTTCCCCACAGCAACTTCACGCCACTGGCTTTCTGTTTCTGCTGACCGTATTCGACAATAGCCTGCAACCGTTTTTCGTATTCGGTAGCCGTTGGTGCTTCATCGACCAGATCGACATCGTGGAAACAGTAGTAGGGTGCGCCAATTTTGGTGATAAACTCAAAGGCGGCATCCATCTTCAATTTAGCCCGGATGTTCGCGTCATTGTCCTGATCCCAGGCGAAAACACGAGTGCCCGGACCAAAGGGATCACCACCCGTTCCGGTGAATGTATGCCAGTAGCTAATGGCGAATCGCAACTGCTCACGCAGGGTTTTGCCGTTAACGACTAGATCAGGATTGTACCATTTAAAGGCTAATGGATTTTTTGATTTTGGCCCTTCGTAAGCGATGGTGCCGATACCTTTGAAAAATTCCTGGTCGCCCAGCGTGATTGTTGACATGAGTTTAGACTTGATAAATTGAGCGTAAAAGCTACCTGATTGTTTAGTAGTGTAAAACTGACACTTATTAATTAAACGTCAAAACGACACGTAAAATTATTTTTAAGAATATATTGCCTGAAAACGTATTTTTCTGTGGTGTCAGTTTCTAAAAACTGACATTGTGAGGTTTCTTAAAACCTCCTTTGCGAGCCAGTAACGAGGTTTTAAGAAACCTCGCTGTGTCAGATGTAAGCATCTGACACCACAAAAGAGGACAAGTTTTCTGATAATAGGCTGAATTCAAGAGTTTACAAAATGCTATCCGAATTCGGAATGAAATTCAGGAAGGAAGACGTAAGCTGTTGATATTTAGCAGAATCGACCTGATAGTAATAAGCGCCTTTTCGGGAGAACCCCTTCTGTTTCTCCTCTAATTTGATGAGCAGGTTCGTCGACAGGATTTTCCGGCTGAAGTTTCGTTTGTCAAAATCAGTGTTATAAATGGCATCATACAACTTCTTGAGTTGAGGGAGCGTAAACTTTTCGGGGAGTAGCTCAAACCCAATGGGGTGCTGGGCTGCTTTATAGCGAAGTCGCTTGATGGCTAAGTCCACCATATCACCGTGGTCGAACAGCAACGGAGGAAGGTCATAGATAGAGAACCATCGGGCCTGGAATGTCTCCGAAATTTTTGATTCATAATCAGCCACTTTGACCAGCGAAAAGTAGGCCACTGAAATCGTGCGAACAATGGGATCTCGGTGGGGCTCTCCAAAGGCATACAACTGTTCAAGGTATACATTGGTCAATCCCGTCAGATCAAACAGAATTCGGGCGGCTGCCTGTTCCAGACTTTCATCGGGCTGAAGCCACCCACCCATTAATGACCAGGTCTTCTCTTCAAGACCTCGTTTAACCAGCAATACTTTTAAGCTCTCCCCATCGAAACCGAAAATGATGGAATCTAGGGCCAGCAAATACGGATGCTGTTGTTTATACTGTTCAACCATTGACAATTGCCT
Coding sequences:
- the xylA gene encoding xylose isomerase, with amino-acid sequence MSTITLGDQEFFKGIGTIAYEGPKSKNPLAFKWYNPDLVVNGKTLREQLRFAISYWHTFTGTGGDPFGPGTRVFAWDQDNDANIRAKLKMDAAFEFITKIGAPYYCFHDVDLVDEAPTATEYEKRLQAIVEYGQQKQKASGVKLLWGTANVFSNPRYMNGASTNPDFAVLAYAGTQVKNSIDATIALGGENYVFWGGREGYMSLLNTNMSREVEHLAKFLTIARDYARKQGFKGTFFIEPKPMEPTKHQYDYDAATVIGFLRQYGLDKDFQLNIEVNHATLAGHTFDHELQVAADAGMLGSIDANRGDNQNGWDTDQFPINLYELVEAALVIHQAGGIKPGGINFDAKVRRNSTDLEDLFVAHISGMDAFARSFIVADAILKESDYLKFRTERYASFDSGQGKAFEEGKLTLEDLRSYTLENGEPQLRSGKQEWLESIINQYI
- a CDS encoding outer membrane beta-barrel protein; this translates as MRKGFWANRASVTFSVNDMFNSRRFISIYDQPGAYQVSMNRREVRFYKLSVQLPLGSDSSKRSQRKMERPDVDFSN
- a CDS encoding NUDIX domain-containing protein; amino-acid sequence: MVEQYKQQHPYLLALDSIIFGFDGESLKVLLVKRGLEEKTWSLMGGWLQPDESLEQAAARILFDLTGLTNVYLEQLYAFGEPHRDPIVRTISVAYFSLVKVADYESKISETFQARWFSIYDLPPLLFDHGDMVDLAIKRLRYKAAQHPIGFELLPEKFTLPQLKKLYDAIYNTDFDKRNFSRKILSTNLLIKLEEKQKGFSRKGAYYYQVDSAKYQQLTSSFLNFIPNSDSIL